TGGGAAGCAGATCGGCTCAATCTGGATGCCACTCGATCCGGTGACTCGCGCTTCCAGCGGAGTGGAGTACATTCGCGGGTCGCATCTCTGGCCGCAACGCTTCAAAGCCATGGGGAACGGCAAAGGCGGGCAAACGATCGAACTCTGGCCCCAACCCGGGCTGGAGGATGTGCCGGATATTAACGCTCACCGCGAGAGGTACGACATTATCGGTTGGGATTTCGCGCCGGGCGATGTCTTGCTCTTTCATCCTCTCACGTTACACGGATCGAGCGGCAACACCTCGACGACGCAACGCCGCCGCGCGTTCGCTTCGCGTTGGCTCGGCGACGATGTGGTCTTTACCAACGTGCCCTCGACCTGGCTTTTCCCTGGTGAGTCTGGACTGAAACCCGGCGACTCGGTCAGCGGCCCGCAGTTCCCGGTGGTGTTGGAAGCTGAACAGTAACGTGCGGACATCTATAGGCCGGCACGAGATTCTTCACTGCGTTCAGAATGACAGTGTTGAAGAGTCTTGTGATAAAGTGCACGAATGTTTTGCCTCCTGATTTCGTCGCACCTCAGTTCGGCGTCTTTCATTCTCTCGCTCCTGCTTCCCCAATCCCTTCTTATAACGCCACTTGCCGTCTCGGCATGCGCACGTCGATGCAGCCGCCCGGCGTCGGGATGATCTTGTGGGGGTTGCAGCGATTGTCCGGGTTGAACACCGAGCGCACTTGCGTCATCACCAGTAAATCCTCTGGACTAAAAATCAACGGCATCTGCCCCATCTTCTCGACGCCGATGCCATGCTCGCCCGTCAGGCTCCCGCCAAGATCGACACAGGCTTTGAGAATTTCCTGCCCAGCTTTCACGACGCGCTCAGCTTCATCGGCGTTGCGCTCATCGTACATCAAGATCGGATGGATGTTGCCGTCACCGGCGTGGAAGACGTTGGCGATGCGCAGTTGATACTTCTCCGCCACGCCGGTGATGACGCGCAGAATGTCCGGCACCTTGGTGCGCGGTACCACGCCGTCCTGGGTGCAGTAATTCGGTGCCAGCCGACCGACGGCACCAAACGCGCGCTTGCGGCTTTTCCACAACGCCAGTCGTTCGGCATCGTCTTTGGCTAAGCGCACTTCGCGGGCCTGGTTCTGCTGGCAGATCGCCATGATCTTCGCGGTTTGCGGATCGAGTCCGGCTTCAAGTCCGTCCAGCTCGATGATGAGCACCGCGCCGGCATCGGTGGGAAAGCCAAAATGGAACGCGGCTTCCACCGCTTGAATGATGAGCGTGTCCATCATCTCCAAAGCGGCCGGCACCATGCCGGCGGCGATGATGTCGGACACCGTCTGCGTGGCCGCGTGCACCGACTCGTACACTGCCAGGAACGTGCGGTAGGCCTGCGGTTGGCGCGTGAGACGCAACGTCGCTTTGGTCACAATGCCAAACGTCCCTTCCGCGCCGATGGTAATGCCGCGCAGATCATAACCTGGCACGTCTTCGACGGCACCGCCAAGTGTTACGACTTCGCCATCGGGAAGTACGATCTCCATCCCCAGAACGTGGTTCGTGGTCACGCCGTATTTGAGGGTATGCGGGCCGCCGGAATTTTCCGCCACGTTGCCGCCGATCGTGCAGGCCTGCTGACTGGACGGGTCCGGCGCATACTGAAAGCCGTGATTCTTGACTGCATTGCTCACCCACAGATTGACGACTCCGGCTTCCGCCACGACATACCGGTTCAGCAAATCGATGTGAACAATCTTGTTCATGCGGCTGGTGCCGATCATGATTGGCGCTTCCACCGGCAGGCAGCCACCACTGAGACCCGTGCCCGCACCACGAGGCACAAAGGCGATCTTTTCTTTATGGAGCAACCGCACGACGGCGGCGACTTCCTCGGTCGAACGCGGCAGCACGACCACCTCGGGCACCGACTTTTCCAGGGTGTAGCCGTCGCAGTCATACACAGACAAGGAGGTGGATTTCTCGACCATGCCGCTGGGGCCGACGATGTCACGGAGGTGGGAAAGAAGAGCTGTATTCATAAAAATCCCAAACGTTATGGCTTTGTCACCCTGAGCGAAGCGAAGGGTCTCGTCTCGTGGGGCAAGATTCCTCGCTGCGCTCGGAATGACAACCCTATGCGAGTCGTGGTTCTCCTACGCCATCGGTTTGCGCCGGATCATGCGGTTCACCGTGTACTCCAGCAAGACTTCATCCTTCTGATTAAGCACCTGTTGCTCGGATGTAACGATGCCACGATCCGGCTTCGAGGTCTCGCGCTTGGCCAGCACTTTGACCTTCACGTGCACGGTGTCGCCGCAACGCAACGGTGCGGGAATCTTCATTTCTTGTACGCCCAGTAGCGCCATCTCGCCCTTCACCAGCCCAGATTGA
Above is a window of Deltaproteobacteria bacterium DNA encoding:
- a CDS encoding phytanoyl-CoA dioxygenase family protein yields the protein MDRPLRLLTQEEIAAYRRDGALCARQVMPPQWVARMANAVDQVIAAPGRFGQYLSQQDLGFTHDVYMYTTNAAFRAFVFESPAALLVNQLLDAKTVRFFYDQLFVKEPGSPVPTPWHHDLTFWPIDGKQIGSIWMPLDPVTRASSGVEYIRGSHLWPQRFKAMGNGKGGQTIELWPQPGLEDVPDINAHRERYDIIGWDFAPGDVLLFHPLTLHGSSGNTSTTQRRRAFASRWLGDDVVFTNVPSTWLFPGESGLKPGDSVSGPQFPVVLEAEQ
- a CDS encoding FAD-binding protein, which produces MNTALLSHLRDIVGPSGMVEKSTSLSVYDCDGYTLEKSVPEVVVLPRSTEEVAAVVRLLHKEKIAFVPRGAGTGLSGGCLPVEAPIMIGTSRMNKIVHIDLLNRYVVAEAGVVNLWVSNAVKNHGFQYAPDPSSQQACTIGGNVAENSGGPHTLKYGVTTNHVLGMEIVLPDGEVVTLGGAVEDVPGYDLRGITIGAEGTFGIVTKATLRLTRQPQAYRTFLAVYESVHAATQTVSDIIAAGMVPAALEMMDTLIIQAVEAAFHFGFPTDAGAVLIIELDGLEAGLDPQTAKIMAICQQNQAREVRLAKDDAERLALWKSRKRAFGAVGRLAPNYCTQDGVVPRTKVPDILRVITGVAEKYQLRIANVFHAGDGNIHPILMYDERNADEAERVVKAGQEILKACVDLGGSLTGEHGIGVEKMGQMPLIFSPEDLLVMTQVRSVFNPDNRCNPHKIIPTPGGCIDVRMPRRQVAL
- a CDS encoding MaoC family dehydratase N-terminal domain-containing protein, whose translation is MAVEYFEEFQIGAEYITHARTITETDIVTFVNLFGFNEPLFIDMEFVKNKSLFGSRIAPGSFTFALSEGMAIQSGLVKGEMALLGVQEMKIPAPLRCGDTVHVKVKVLAKRETSKPDRGIVTSEQQVLNQKDEVLLEYTVNRMIRRKPMA